A single region of the Malaclemys terrapin pileata isolate rMalTer1 chromosome 2, rMalTer1.hap1, whole genome shotgun sequence genome encodes:
- the MSRB2 gene encoding LOW QUALITY PROTEIN: methionine-R-sulfoxide reductase B2, mitochondrial (The sequence of the model RefSeq protein was modified relative to this genomic sequence to represent the inferred CDS: inserted 1 base in 1 codon) yields the protein MPLVKDVGSLTRYDDAAVITDWQKKLTPEQFYITREKGTELPFTGIYLNNRDPGMYHCVCCNAPSLSSEKKYNSSXGWASFSEAFGACGTDENNTNILRCPDTSLGSTSMEVICKQCDAHLGHVFDDGPRSSGQRFCINSVSLIFKPSLD from the exons ATGCCGCTAG ttaAAGATGTGGGGTCTCTGACTAGATATGATGACGCAGCTGTCATCACTGATTGGCAAAAGAAATTGACTCCGGAACAGTTCTATATCACGAGAGAAAAAGGAACTGAACTG CCATTTACTGGAATCTATCTGAATAACAGAGATCCAGGAATGTACCATTGCGTATGCTGCAATGCCCCATCGCTCAG TTCAGAGAAGAAATACAATTCCA AAGGATGGGCTTCATTTTCGGAAGCTTTTGGTGCATGTGGTACAGATGAAAACAATACCAATATCCTGAGGTGTCCAGATACCTCATTGGGATCAACCAGCATGGAAGTCATTTGCAAACAG TGTGATGCCCATCTTGGTCATGTGTTTGATGATGGTCCCAGATCTTCTGGACAAAGGTTCTGTATCAATAGTGTTTCGTTAATCTTTAAACCAAGCTTAGACTAG